A single genomic interval of Aureliella helgolandensis harbors:
- the corA gene encoding magnesium/cobalt transporter CorA, giving the protein MSKRHSHGLKLSHRRRRRFHRPAGTAQLPGTIQPQAYSAKPKIRLMQYGSVPRAVDDRAEQPREQLRDIEVPEIGDLVHQIAKSPVTWLDIDGLGDADVIEQVGKIFKLHPLALEDVVNVHQRPKVEMYGDYLFVIARSHSEVDGRTEADSDVDALDMRQVAMFLGRNFVITFRERGVECFDEVHRRIRTNRGRIRESGADYLLYTLLDAVIDEFFPALEKHGESLDSLDDLISASCEQDLIHRIHNVRSELRMIRRAIWPLRDAINTLIRDSGDLISDETDLYLRDCYDHTVQIIDVIETDRELCADLRDYYLTVVSNRMNQIMKFLTIIATLFIPLTFVAGLYGMNFNTNVSTLNMPELNWTYGYPFALAVMTATTLAMVWYFQRKGWLSS; this is encoded by the coding sequence TTGAGCAAAAGACACTCGCACGGACTCAAGCTGTCCCATCGTCGGAGACGCCGATTTCATCGTCCCGCCGGAACGGCCCAACTTCCAGGAACCATCCAGCCACAAGCCTACAGTGCAAAACCGAAGATTCGGTTGATGCAATACGGTTCCGTTCCGCGAGCGGTCGACGATCGAGCGGAGCAACCCCGCGAGCAGCTGCGTGACATTGAAGTCCCGGAAATCGGCGATTTGGTCCATCAGATTGCAAAATCGCCAGTGACTTGGTTGGACATCGATGGTTTGGGCGACGCAGACGTGATTGAACAAGTTGGAAAAATATTTAAATTGCATCCGCTTGCGCTCGAAGACGTCGTCAACGTCCACCAGCGGCCCAAGGTTGAAATGTATGGGGACTACCTGTTTGTGATCGCTCGCTCTCATTCGGAAGTGGACGGTAGGACAGAAGCCGACTCCGATGTAGACGCGCTCGACATGCGTCAAGTCGCGATGTTTCTAGGCCGCAACTTCGTCATTACCTTTCGGGAACGCGGTGTTGAATGTTTCGACGAGGTCCACAGGCGCATCCGCACGAACCGAGGACGCATCCGAGAGTCGGGCGCTGACTATCTGCTATACACGCTATTGGATGCCGTCATCGACGAGTTCTTTCCAGCCCTGGAAAAGCACGGCGAAAGCCTGGATTCTCTGGACGACTTGATCTCGGCCAGTTGCGAGCAAGATTTGATTCATCGCATCCACAACGTGCGGTCTGAGTTGCGAATGATCCGGCGGGCTATTTGGCCACTCCGTGATGCGATCAACACGTTGATCCGAGATTCGGGGGATCTGATATCCGACGAAACGGATTTGTACCTGCGAGACTGCTACGACCACACGGTGCAGATTATCGATGTGATTGAAACCGATCGTGAACTATGTGCGGACTTGCGGGACTACTATTTGACGGTCGTCAGCAACCGCATGAACCAGATCATGAAGTTCTTGACCATCATTGCGACGCTGTTTATCCCCCTGACGTTCGTGGCAGGCCTGTACGGCATGAACTTCAACACGAATGTTTCTACGCTCAACATGCCGGAACTCAATTGGACGTACGGTTACCCCTTCGCACTGGCTGTAATGACCGCCACGACACTGGCAATGGTTTGGTACTTTCAACGTAAGGGCTGGCTAAGCTCCTGA
- a CDS encoding c-type heme family protein has translation MNRPLSPRSAWVACLSAAVLSLGCQRDGVAPPAQSQSDVIGEVAIVADSEPTELQRTELLAAKDALFQQLSDKLRQAMSQGPAQAIVVCQQEASKIAMAVGEEQGVEIGRVGVRLRNPSNTGPEWAAPMIASQRDTPFFANLSNGNVAALLPIKLQPQCLMCHGPKEQIAPIIRDQLTKLYPDDEATGFQEGELRGWFWIEKPSS, from the coding sequence ATGAATCGTCCACTCTCCCCGAGGTCGGCTTGGGTCGCATGTCTATCGGCCGCAGTGCTGAGTTTGGGGTGCCAGCGTGATGGCGTCGCGCCTCCTGCTCAATCGCAGTCCGACGTGATTGGCGAAGTCGCAATTGTTGCGGATTCTGAGCCGACGGAACTGCAACGCACCGAGTTGTTGGCTGCGAAGGACGCATTGTTTCAGCAGCTGTCTGATAAACTGAGGCAGGCGATGTCGCAAGGGCCCGCCCAAGCGATCGTGGTTTGCCAACAGGAGGCCTCGAAAATTGCGATGGCTGTGGGGGAGGAGCAGGGCGTGGAGATCGGACGCGTTGGGGTTCGACTTCGAAATCCTAGCAATACCGGACCTGAGTGGGCCGCACCCATGATTGCGTCCCAAAGAGATACACCATTTTTCGCAAACCTAAGCAATGGTAACGTTGCAGCGCTGCTTCCCATCAAGCTGCAACCGCAGTGTTTAATGTGTCACGGCCCCAAGGAACAAATTGCTCCCATCATTCGCGACCAACTCACCAAACTCTATCCCGACGATGAAGCCACCGGCTTTCAGGAAGGCGAGTTGCGAGGTTGGTTCTGGATCGAAAAACCATCGAGTTGA
- a CDS encoding rhodanese-like domain-containing protein, which yields MKAFYTFIAALSLICVSSTPANAQFGSLFGSGPKVETIDTRSLSELLSQHQKLIKEAEQTGKDVPDAKFVVVDVRLEQEINVSIIPGAITKTQYEQDSERYRGWLVIPYCTVGVRSGAYAKELASKNITVKNYKGSILKWVEAGLPLVTLEGKPTRRVHTYSDRYRIPANYEQVTR from the coding sequence ATGAAGGCGTTTTACACTTTTATTGCCGCTCTATCGCTCATCTGCGTTTCCAGCACTCCTGCAAACGCTCAATTTGGAAGCTTGTTTGGTAGCGGCCCTAAAGTCGAAACGATCGATACTCGCTCGCTGTCCGAGTTGCTCAGTCAGCATCAGAAGCTCATCAAAGAAGCAGAACAGACTGGCAAGGATGTTCCGGATGCCAAGTTCGTTGTGGTCGATGTTCGTTTGGAACAAGAAATCAACGTATCGATCATTCCAGGCGCAATCACAAAGACTCAGTACGAACAGGACTCCGAACGGTACCGAGGTTGGCTGGTAATTCCCTACTGCACCGTGGGCGTACGCAGCGGAGCGTACGCGAAAGAATTGGCGAGTAAGAACATCACAGTCAAGAACTACAAAGGCAGCATCTTAAAGTGGGTTGAAGCTGGCCTGCCGCTGGTTACGCTCGAGGGGAAACCGACCCGTCGCGTTCACACTTACAGCGATCGCTATCGAATTCCTGCCAACTACGAGCAGGTGACGCGGTGA
- a CDS encoding FAD-dependent oxidoreductase → MSCDDSGPRRKRIVLLGIGHTNAHVLKEWASAPIPNCDLVCVSNYPTATYSGMLPGTLGSQFSDDEMRIDLRSLAEQGGAELVLAETSGISLPSGEILFSDRAPIKFDALSIGVGSMPVGWEQHSASPLLVPIKPMQTFLERLNTRLTHCSSAKKTPLRVAIVGGGVASVEIAFCLLQQCRRRERAGEFSIEIFTSSESVCEGMHSRSIGRIQRLLTSRGIGITAGQRVTKVDDSGLTTEDGSRHAVDAVIWATGAAAPPVLAKLALQTDERGFIATGKTLQSLSDPRIFAVGDSGTMIESPCPKAGVYAVRQCPILSHNLRAYLGGGDLRDFVPQGSFLKILNTGDGKAFLEYGWLSAHARWCWTLKTWIDRKFVQEFRTES, encoded by the coding sequence GTGAGTTGCGATGATAGCGGCCCGCGTAGAAAGAGAATCGTTCTACTGGGAATTGGACATACGAACGCACATGTGCTCAAGGAGTGGGCGAGTGCGCCGATTCCGAATTGCGACCTAGTCTGTGTCAGCAACTACCCAACGGCGACCTACTCCGGGATGCTGCCTGGTACGCTGGGCAGCCAATTTAGCGATGACGAGATGCGCATCGATTTGCGCTCGCTCGCCGAGCAGGGGGGCGCGGAATTGGTGCTCGCCGAAACCAGTGGCATCAGCTTGCCGTCCGGTGAGATTCTGTTCAGCGATCGTGCACCGATCAAGTTCGACGCACTTTCGATTGGCGTTGGCTCGATGCCGGTCGGTTGGGAGCAGCATTCCGCATCGCCACTGCTGGTCCCCATCAAACCGATGCAGACGTTTCTGGAACGCTTAAATACGCGATTGACGCATTGCTCGAGTGCAAAGAAAACGCCTCTACGCGTCGCCATTGTCGGTGGTGGCGTGGCGAGTGTCGAGATTGCCTTTTGTTTGCTCCAACAATGCCGCCGACGGGAGCGCGCTGGAGAGTTTTCCATTGAGATATTTACGAGTAGTGAATCGGTGTGCGAAGGAATGCACTCACGCAGCATTGGCCGCATTCAGCGGTTGTTGACGTCGCGTGGCATTGGCATCACGGCGGGCCAGCGAGTTACGAAGGTTGACGACAGCGGGCTCACAACCGAAGACGGAAGTCGTCATGCAGTGGATGCCGTCATTTGGGCTACGGGAGCCGCCGCCCCCCCAGTACTGGCGAAGTTGGCGTTGCAGACGGATGAACGAGGGTTTATCGCTACCGGTAAGACCTTGCAATCATTGTCCGATCCACGCATCTTTGCCGTAGGTGATTCGGGCACCATGATCGAATCTCCCTGCCCCAAAGCGGGCGTCTACGCGGTGCGCCAGTGTCCGATACTCTCGCACAACCTCCGCGCCTACCTTGGTGGAGGAGACTTGCGTGATTTCGTTCCGCAAGGCTCATTTTTGAAAATCCTGAATACTGGCGATGGCAAGGCATTCCTCGAATACGGCTGGCTGAGCGCCCATGCCCGCTGGTGTTGGACGTTGAAGACATGGATTGACCGCAAATTTGTTCAAGAGTTCCGAACCGAGTCCTGA
- a CDS encoding efflux RND transporter periplasmic adaptor subunit produces the protein MNLQKLKQWSRVLLRISLVGISLVALVVTIGWLSGLFEQKTKPGHSDRAVRRLAGEPTDIVHEIEKATIEEAIGTLKASSRTVVSTKIMATINAIAVNAGDEVSEGQVLIQLDDKEYQSRLDQAKRSLDAAVANREQAEKQFLRIEALSKQSVTSQSDFDEASRDVQVTIADESRAKQAVLELETMLSYTTIKAAKKGRIVDRSAEPGDVATPGVPILTLYDATSLRLEAPVMEQLAVKLRIGDKLTVLVDALGREYTATVDEIVPQADAPSRSFLVKASLPKSEDLYEGMFGRLLIPAGERRHLCLNTSAVINVGQLDFVDVVLPDGNIERRLIKIGQLGMPGRQEVLSGVDAGERVLIQHEGAADVR, from the coding sequence ATGAATCTCCAGAAACTAAAACAGTGGTCGCGTGTCTTATTGCGAATCTCGCTGGTTGGCATCAGCCTGGTTGCGTTGGTTGTGACCATCGGGTGGCTGTCTGGCCTCTTCGAACAGAAGACGAAACCTGGTCATAGTGACCGAGCGGTGCGACGGCTAGCGGGCGAGCCGACGGATATCGTACATGAGATCGAAAAGGCCACGATCGAAGAGGCGATTGGGACGCTAAAAGCTTCCAGCCGAACTGTGGTATCTACCAAAATCATGGCGACGATCAACGCGATTGCCGTCAATGCGGGAGATGAGGTTAGCGAGGGGCAAGTACTGATTCAGCTCGACGACAAAGAATACCAATCGCGTCTGGACCAAGCAAAACGCTCATTGGACGCTGCCGTTGCCAATCGTGAACAAGCCGAGAAGCAATTCCTGAGGATCGAAGCGCTCAGCAAGCAGAGTGTGACTTCTCAATCGGACTTCGATGAAGCATCGCGAGATGTTCAGGTGACGATTGCCGACGAGTCCCGTGCTAAACAAGCGGTATTGGAACTGGAAACGATGCTCTCTTATACCACCATCAAGGCAGCAAAGAAGGGACGGATCGTGGATCGCAGTGCTGAACCCGGCGATGTGGCCACGCCCGGCGTGCCCATTTTAACCCTGTATGACGCCACATCGTTGCGTTTGGAGGCTCCCGTGATGGAGCAGCTGGCGGTCAAACTGAGGATTGGCGACAAATTGACCGTTCTCGTTGACGCACTTGGCCGGGAGTATACCGCCACGGTCGATGAGATAGTACCTCAAGCCGATGCCCCCAGCCGCTCGTTCTTGGTCAAGGCGTCCCTGCCCAAATCGGAGGATCTGTACGAAGGCATGTTTGGGAGATTGTTGATTCCGGCTGGGGAGCGTCGTCACTTGTGCCTCAACACCTCTGCAGTGATCAATGTTGGACAACTTGACTTCGTGGATGTCGTGCTACCTGATGGCAACATCGAACGGCGGCTGATCAAAATTGGCCAGTTGGGAATGCCAGGACGCCAGGAAGTGCTCAGCGGAGTGGACGCTGGCGAGCGTGTATTGATTCAGCATGAAGGGGCAGCCGATGTCCGATAG